The Triplophysa rosa linkage group LG25, Trosa_1v2, whole genome shotgun sequence genome window below encodes:
- the LOC130548361 gene encoding uncharacterized protein LOC130548361 has translation MNSNIYNNMKTICLLFIISSRFNGVFGDEVMSVMEGHSVILHTDLTDLKGVTRIIWRVGEEDSNISLVTIYDNKTIVVHDDDVRFRGRLQVNNQTGDLTINNTRVKHTGRYQADLNLLNGTTYKNFSVTVSESPRVLGGEVGEVKSVSVSVSEGESVTLHTDVQTQNSTLILWRFGDEGLLIAKDDQEDNKSPIYYDVLDGMFRGRLKLDDQTGSLTITNTTATDAGLYKLQICSNNQTLYKTFNFSLKAAGASSAGAAGASLAAASPAGAAGCWCCWLLLCIYVVTTSLV, from the exons ATGAATTCAAACATCTACAACAACATGAAGACAATCTGTTTACTCTTTATCATCTCATCTCGTTTCAACG gtgtgtttggtgatgaagtgatgtcagtgatggagggacattctGTTATTCTACACACTGATCTCACTGATTTGAAGGGAGTCACAAGGATAATATGGAGAGTTGGAGAAGAGGACTCCAATATTAGTCTAGTTACAATATATGATAATAAGACCATTGTTGttcatgatgatgatgtgagATTCAGAGGCAGACTGCAGGTGAATAATCAGACTGGAGATCTGACCATCAACAACACGAGAGTCAAACACACTGGACGATATCAAGCAGATCTCAACTTACTCAATGGAACAACATACAAGAACTTCAGCGTTACTGTAAGCG AATCTCCTCGTGTTCTGGGTGGTGAAGTGggtgaagtgaagtcagtgtcagtgtcAGTGAGTGAGGGAGAATCTGTGACTCTACACACTGATGTCCAAACACAAAACAGTACTCTGATACTGTGGAGGTTTGGAGATGAAGGTCTTCTCATAGCTAAAGATGATCAAGAAGACAATAAGAGTCCAATATATTATGATGTTCTTGATGGGATGTTCAGAGGCAGACTGAAGCTGGATGATCAGaccggatctctcaccatcacaaacaccACAGCTACAGATGCTGGACTTTATAAACTACAGATCTGCAGCAACAATCAGACATTATACAAGACATTCAATTTTTCTCTCAAAG ctgctggtgcctcctCTGCTGGTGCTGCTGGTGCCTCCCTTGCTGCTGCCTCCCCTGCTGGTGCTGCTGGCTGCTGGTGCTGCTGGTTATTGCTGTGTATCTATGTCGTCACAACATCCCTGGTCTAA
- the LOC130548362 gene encoding SLAM family member 6-like — protein MDKTLFMATLTSSCRGTTCGRQHTTVFCVSVSVTEGESVTLSVNLTEHQRKQGISWMFGARGYLIAEISRGDGKVKTYEDQADGRFRDRLTLDQTGSLTITNTRITDSGLYEVTNTSTNIKLNTFIITVHAYLPVPVITNSSGSSSSKCVVLCSVMDVSHVSVSWYKGKSLLSSISVSEHRDIINISLHLECLDDSYTCVINNSFTNQTQHLNTDVCHKCSGFCSCGLTEAAIRLVLSALVGVATVAVMVSDVRSRRDGQKMGSEQKKMGSDIQITDQ, from the exons CTGTGTTTTGTGTGTCAGTGTCAGTGACTGAAGGAGAATCTGTCACTTTATCTGTGAATCTCACTGAACATCAGAGGAAACAGGGAATCTCCTGGATGTTTGGAGCTCGAGGATATCTCATAGCAGAAATCAGCAGAGGAGACGGTAAAGTCAAGACATATGAAGATCAAGCCGATGgaagattcagagacagactgacgCTGGATCAaactggatctctcaccatcacaaacaccAGAATCACAGACTCTGGACTTTACGAAGTGACCAACACCAGCACCAACATCAAACTCAACACATTCATCATTACTGTCCACG CTTATCTGCCTGTTCCTGTCATCACCAATTCTTCAGGATCATCCAGCTcaaaatgtgttgtgttgtgttcagtaaTGGATGTGTCACATGTGAGTgtctcctggtacaaaggaaagagtttattgtccagcatcagtgtgtctgaacACAGAGACATCATCAACATCTCTCTTCATCTGGAGTGTCTGGATGATTCTTACACATGTGTGATCAACAATTCCTTCACAAACCAGACTCAACATCTCAACACTGATGTCTGTCACAAGTGTTCAG GCTTCTGCAGTTGTGGATTAACTGAAGCTGCGATCCGATTGGTCCTCTCTGCCCTGGTGGGCGTGGCTACTGTTGCTGTAATGGTTTCTGACGTCAGATCCAGAAGAGATGGACAGAAGATGGGATCAGAACAGAAGAAGATGGGATCAGACATTCAGATAACTGACCAATGA